From Lolium perenne isolate Kyuss_39 chromosome 5, Kyuss_2.0, whole genome shotgun sequence, a single genomic window includes:
- the LOC127301970 gene encoding oligopeptide transporter 5 isoform X2: MGLAAAAGSSRARGGRGGGGDAGGQHQAGGSEPVDSSLLQGLLEETGEESSAAIMEETPQLHLSNSEIRSAGTDTDEVDDSPIEEVRLTVPITDDPTLPVLTFRTWFLGLISCALLAFCNQFFSYRQNPLYISSLSVQIVVLPLGRLMAACLPTKIVGFKGTRWSFSLNPGPFNLKEHVLITIFANTGSSYVYAVGIVTIVKAFYHRDINPLAAMLLTQTTQLMGYGWAGLFRKYLVDSPYMWWPCNLVQVSLFRALHEKEKRPKGGITRLQFFLLVLTSSFAYYVVPNFLFPTISTISVVCLVWRNSVTAQQIGSGVYGLGVGSFGLDWATVAGFLGTPLGTPAFAIMNVMAGFFLVVYVLLPVAYWSNAYDARRFPIISSNMFMANGSQYNVSQVLDPATFEFSQAGYDAAGQINLSIFFAFYYGLTFAALAATLSHVALFHGRSIWQQMKATVSGLQKGDVHTRLMKKNYAVVPQWWFHVMLVLVLGLSIFTCEGFRKELQLPYWGVLMAAGLAFLFTLPIGRPLANVVFKTYGYISMSQAIIFLMDFKLGHYMKIPPRSMFAVQLVGTVLASTVYFSTSWWLLESVSNICDPARLPAGSPWTCPGDDVFYNASIIWGVVGPQRIFGSLGRYTKMNYFFLAGALAPVPVWALSRAFPERGWIRLVNMPVLLSATGLMPPARSVNYIMWGAVGLTFNHFVYRRYKAWWARHNYVLSAALDAGVAFMGIASFVFLQSRGINGINWWGLQVDDHCDLASCPTAPGVSVPGCPVQ, from the exons ATGGGATTGGCAGCAGCCGCAGGCAGCAGCAGGGCACGGggcgggcgcggcggcggcggcgatgccgGCGGTCAGCACCAAGCCGGCGGCAGCGAGCCAGTCGATTCGTCACTCCTCCAG GGTCTACTAGAGGAGACCGGCGAGGAGAGCAGCGCTGCAATAATGGAGGAGACACCACAGCTCCATCTCAGCAACTCGGAGATACGTAGTGCAGGGACGGACACAG ATGAAGTGGACGACAGTCCAATCGAGGAGGTTCGGCTCACCGTGCCGATCACGGACGACCCGACATTGCCGGTGCTGACGTTCAGGACGTGGTTTCTGGGGCTCATCTCGTGCGCGCTCCTGGCCTTCTGCAACCAGTTCTTCAGCTACCGTCAGAACCCTCTCTACATATCCTCCCTCTCGGTGCAGATCGTGGTCCTGCCGCTCGGCAGGCTCATGGCCGCATGCCTCCCCACCAAGATCGTCGGGTTCAAGGGCACCCGTTGGTCTTTCTCCCTCAACCCAGGGCCGTTCAACCTCAAGGAGCACGTCCTCATTACCATCTTTGCCAACACTGGCTCCAGCTATGTTTATGCCGTCGGCATCGTCACCATCGTCAAGGCCTTCTACCACCGGGACATCAACCCGCTCGCCGCCATGCTCCTCACTCAAACCACGCAG CTCATGGGCTATGGCTGGGCTGGTCTCTTCAGGAAGTACCTGGtggactccccctacatgtggtgGCCGTGCAACTTGGTGCAGGTCTCGCTCTTCAGAGCGCTGCACGAGAAGGAGAAGAGGCCCAAGGGAGGGATCACGAGGCTACAGTTCTTCCTCCTCGTCCTGACCTCCAGCTTCGCCTACTACGTCGTGCCCAACTTCCTCTTCCCGACCATCTCCACCATTTCCGTGGTGTGCCTTGTGTGGAGGAACTCCGTGACGGCGCAACAGATCGGCTCGGGCGTCTACGGGCTCGGCGTTGGGTCGTTCGGCCTCGACTGGGCCACGGTGGCCGGCTTCCTGGGCACGCCGCTGGGCACGCCGGCGTTCGCCATCATGAACGTGATGGCGGGATTCTTTTTGGTGGTCTACGTGCTCTTGCCCGTGGCGTACTGGAGCAACGCGTACGACGCCAGGCGTTTCCCCATCATCTCCTCCAATATGTTCATGGCCAACGGCAGCCAGTACAACGTGAGCCAGGTGCTCGACCCGGCGACCTTCGAGTTCAGCCAGGCCGGGTACGACGCCGCCGGGCAGATCAACCTGAGCATCTTCTTCGCCTTCTACTACGGCCTCACCTTCGCCGCGCTGGCCGCCACTCTGTCCCACGTCGCCCTCTTCCACGGCAG ATCGATATGGCAGCAGATGAAGGCGACGGTGAGCGGGCTGCAGAAGGGTGACGTACACACGAGGCTAATGAAGAAGAACTACGCGGTGGTGCCACAGTGGTGGTTCCATGTCATGCTGGTGCTGGTGCTCGGCCTCTCTATATTCACCTGCGAGGGGTTCAGGAAGGAGCTGCAGCTCCCCTACTGGGGCGTGCTCATGGCGGCAGGGCTGGCATTCCTCTTCACGCTCCCCATCG GGAGGCCGCTGGCGAACGTCGTGTTCAAGACATATGGCTACATCAGCATGTCCCAGGCCATCATCTTCCTCATGGACTTCAAGCTGGGCCACTACATGAAGATCCCGCCGCGGTCCATGTTCGCCGTCCAGCTCGTGGGGACCGTGCTGGCATCGACAGTCTACTTCAGCACTTCATGGTGGCTGCTGGAGAGCGTGAGCAACATCTGCGACCCGGCGAGGCTGCCGGCTGGGAGCCCGTGGACGTGCCCCGGCGACGACGTCTTCTACAATGCGTCTATCATCTGGGGCGTGGTCGGCCCGCAGCGCATATTTGGGAGCCTCGGCCGCTACACCAAGATGAACTACTTCTTCCTCGCCGGGGCACTGGCGCCGGTGCCCGTGTGGGCGCTGTCCCGGGCCTTCCCGGAAAGGGGGTGGATCCGGCTCGTCAACATGCCCGTGCTGCTGAGCGCCACGGGGCTGATGCCGCCGGCGCGGTCCGTGAACTACATCATGTGGGGTGCCGTCGGGCTCACCTTCAACCACTTCGTGTACCGGCGGTACAAGGCATGGTGGGCGCGCCACAACTACGTGCTGTCGGCCGCGCTGGACGCCGGCGTGGCGTTCATGGGCATCGCGTCCTTCGTCTTTCTGCAGTCGAGAGGCATCAACGGTATCAACTGGTGGGGGCTGCAGGTCGATGACCATTGTGACTTGGCTAGTTGCCCGACGGCGCCGGGAGTCAGTGTCCCCGGTTGCCCCGTGCAGTAA
- the LOC127301970 gene encoding oligopeptide transporter 5 isoform X1 — protein sequence MGLAAAAGSSRARGGRGGGGDAGGQHQAGGSEPVDSSLLQGLLEETGEESSAAIMEETPQLHLSNSEIRSAGTDTDEVDDSPIEEVRLTVPITDDPTLPVLTFRTWFLGLISCALLAFCNQFFSYRQNPLYISSLSVQIVVLPLGRLMAACLPTKIVGFKGTRWSFSLNPGPFNLKEHVLITIFANTGSSYVYAVGIVTIVKAFYHRDINPLAAMLLTQTTQLMGYGWAGLFRKYLVDSPYMWWPCNLVQVSLFRALHEKEKRPKGGITRLQFFLLVLTSSFAYYVVPNFLFPTISTISVVCLVWRNSVTAQQIGSGVYGLGVGSFGLDWATVAGFLGTPLGTPAFAIMNVMAGFFLVVYVLLPVAYWSNAYDARRFPIISSNMFMANGSQYNVSQVLDPATFEFSQAGYDAAGQINLSIFFAFYYGLTFAALAATLSHVALFHGRSIWQQMKATVSGLQKGDVHTRLMKKNYAVVPQWWFHVMLVLVLGLSIFTCEGFRKELQLPYWGVLMAAGLAFLFTLPIGIITATTNQQPVNVVAELIIGYLYPGRPLANVVFKTYGYISMSQAIIFLMDFKLGHYMKIPPRSMFAVQLVGTVLASTVYFSTSWWLLESVSNICDPARLPAGSPWTCPGDDVFYNASIIWGVVGPQRIFGSLGRYTKMNYFFLAGALAPVPVWALSRAFPERGWIRLVNMPVLLSATGLMPPARSVNYIMWGAVGLTFNHFVYRRYKAWWARHNYVLSAALDAGVAFMGIASFVFLQSRGINGINWWGLQVDDHCDLASCPTAPGVSVPGCPVQ from the exons ATGGGATTGGCAGCAGCCGCAGGCAGCAGCAGGGCACGGggcgggcgcggcggcggcggcgatgccgGCGGTCAGCACCAAGCCGGCGGCAGCGAGCCAGTCGATTCGTCACTCCTCCAG GGTCTACTAGAGGAGACCGGCGAGGAGAGCAGCGCTGCAATAATGGAGGAGACACCACAGCTCCATCTCAGCAACTCGGAGATACGTAGTGCAGGGACGGACACAG ATGAAGTGGACGACAGTCCAATCGAGGAGGTTCGGCTCACCGTGCCGATCACGGACGACCCGACATTGCCGGTGCTGACGTTCAGGACGTGGTTTCTGGGGCTCATCTCGTGCGCGCTCCTGGCCTTCTGCAACCAGTTCTTCAGCTACCGTCAGAACCCTCTCTACATATCCTCCCTCTCGGTGCAGATCGTGGTCCTGCCGCTCGGCAGGCTCATGGCCGCATGCCTCCCCACCAAGATCGTCGGGTTCAAGGGCACCCGTTGGTCTTTCTCCCTCAACCCAGGGCCGTTCAACCTCAAGGAGCACGTCCTCATTACCATCTTTGCCAACACTGGCTCCAGCTATGTTTATGCCGTCGGCATCGTCACCATCGTCAAGGCCTTCTACCACCGGGACATCAACCCGCTCGCCGCCATGCTCCTCACTCAAACCACGCAG CTCATGGGCTATGGCTGGGCTGGTCTCTTCAGGAAGTACCTGGtggactccccctacatgtggtgGCCGTGCAACTTGGTGCAGGTCTCGCTCTTCAGAGCGCTGCACGAGAAGGAGAAGAGGCCCAAGGGAGGGATCACGAGGCTACAGTTCTTCCTCCTCGTCCTGACCTCCAGCTTCGCCTACTACGTCGTGCCCAACTTCCTCTTCCCGACCATCTCCACCATTTCCGTGGTGTGCCTTGTGTGGAGGAACTCCGTGACGGCGCAACAGATCGGCTCGGGCGTCTACGGGCTCGGCGTTGGGTCGTTCGGCCTCGACTGGGCCACGGTGGCCGGCTTCCTGGGCACGCCGCTGGGCACGCCGGCGTTCGCCATCATGAACGTGATGGCGGGATTCTTTTTGGTGGTCTACGTGCTCTTGCCCGTGGCGTACTGGAGCAACGCGTACGACGCCAGGCGTTTCCCCATCATCTCCTCCAATATGTTCATGGCCAACGGCAGCCAGTACAACGTGAGCCAGGTGCTCGACCCGGCGACCTTCGAGTTCAGCCAGGCCGGGTACGACGCCGCCGGGCAGATCAACCTGAGCATCTTCTTCGCCTTCTACTACGGCCTCACCTTCGCCGCGCTGGCCGCCACTCTGTCCCACGTCGCCCTCTTCCACGGCAG ATCGATATGGCAGCAGATGAAGGCGACGGTGAGCGGGCTGCAGAAGGGTGACGTACACACGAGGCTAATGAAGAAGAACTACGCGGTGGTGCCACAGTGGTGGTTCCATGTCATGCTGGTGCTGGTGCTCGGCCTCTCTATATTCACCTGCGAGGGGTTCAGGAAGGAGCTGCAGCTCCCCTACTGGGGCGTGCTCATGGCGGCAGGGCTGGCATTCCTCTTCACGCTCCCCATCGGTATCATCACCGCCACCACCAATCAGCAACCTGTCAATGTGGTGGCCGAGCTCATCATTGGGTACCTGTACCCAGGGAGGCCGCTGGCGAACGTCGTGTTCAAGACATATGGCTACATCAGCATGTCCCAGGCCATCATCTTCCTCATGGACTTCAAGCTGGGCCACTACATGAAGATCCCGCCGCGGTCCATGTTCGCCGTCCAGCTCGTGGGGACCGTGCTGGCATCGACAGTCTACTTCAGCACTTCATGGTGGCTGCTGGAGAGCGTGAGCAACATCTGCGACCCGGCGAGGCTGCCGGCTGGGAGCCCGTGGACGTGCCCCGGCGACGACGTCTTCTACAATGCGTCTATCATCTGGGGCGTGGTCGGCCCGCAGCGCATATTTGGGAGCCTCGGCCGCTACACCAAGATGAACTACTTCTTCCTCGCCGGGGCACTGGCGCCGGTGCCCGTGTGGGCGCTGTCCCGGGCCTTCCCGGAAAGGGGGTGGATCCGGCTCGTCAACATGCCCGTGCTGCTGAGCGCCACGGGGCTGATGCCGCCGGCGCGGTCCGTGAACTACATCATGTGGGGTGCCGTCGGGCTCACCTTCAACCACTTCGTGTACCGGCGGTACAAGGCATGGTGGGCGCGCCACAACTACGTGCTGTCGGCCGCGCTGGACGCCGGCGTGGCGTTCATGGGCATCGCGTCCTTCGTCTTTCTGCAGTCGAGAGGCATCAACGGTATCAACTGGTGGGGGCTGCAGGTCGATGACCATTGTGACTTGGCTAGTTGCCCGACGGCGCCGGGAGTCAGTGTCCCCGGTTGCCCCGTGCAGTAA